The stretch of DNA CCCCGGATGACTTCGGCCGTGTCTTTTAAATAGATGGCGTTGCCGTAGGATTTGCTCATTTTGCGGCCGTCGGTCCCGGCCAGCCGGGGCACCTCGGTCAGCAGCGTCTGGGGTACGGGAAAGACGTCGCCGTAGTAGCGGTTGAAACGGCGGATGATCTCCCGAGTCAGCTCGATGTGGGCGGCCTGGTCCTCGCCGACCGGGACGGCGTCGGCCCGGTAGATGGCGATGTCGGCGGCCTGCAGGACGGGATAGCCCAGGAAGCCGTAGGTGTTGAGGTCTTTCTCGGCCAGTTGGACGAGCTGCTCTTTGAACGTCGGGACGCGCTCGACCCAGGGCAGGGGCGTGATCATCGACAGGATCAGGTGGAGTTCGGCGTGCTCCTTGACCTCGGACTGGCGGAACATAACGCAGCGGTCCGGGTCCAGCCCGGAGCTCAGCCAGTCGACCGCGACCTCGAACTCGTAGCCTTTGATGGACCGCGAGTCGTGGTACTCCGAGCTCAGGGCGTGCCAGTTGACAATGCAGAAATAGCAGGCGTACGAGTCCTGCAGGCGGATCCAATTGCGGAGCGCCCCGACGAAGTTGCCGAGGTGAAGCGGTCCCGTCGGCCGCATGCCGGAGAGGATGGTCTTCTGGGCGGATTGGGTCATCGGAGGAGCAGGCTGATCAGGATTTGGATGGGGAGCGTGATGAAGCTCAGGACATTGAGGTAAAGAAGGGCGATGAGGATGAAGAACCCGTAGGGACGAATGCGCTCGTAGCGGGCCGCGCCGCGCTCGGACAGCAGCCCCATGACGATTCCGCTGCCGTCGAGCGGAGGAATAGGGATCAGGTTGAAGACCGCGAAGTAGTAATTGATGAACACCGCGAAGAAGAGGATGATGGCCAAGCCCTCGAGCGGATAGAAGCCCTTGGGGAGAATGGCCCGAGCCAGGTTGGGGCTCTGGAGGAAGAGGCGCACGCTCGGAACCGCAAATTTCAGGACCAGGAGCAGCAGCAGCGCGATCGTGCCGGCGATGATGTTGGACAACGGTCCGAAGGCGGAGATGATCAGGTTGTCGCGCCGCGGGTTGCGCAGGCGGTAGGGGTTGACCGGCACCGGCTTGGCCCAACCGAAGGCCGGGGCGCCCACCAAGACCAGCATCAGGGGCAGCAGGATGGTCCCCACCGGGTCGATGTGGGCCAGCGGGTTGAGGCTGACCCGGCCCAGGTCATAGGCGGTCGTGTCGCCCATCTTCTTGGCCGCCCACCCGTGCGAGGCTTCATGGATGGTGATGGCAAAGAGGACGACGAATAATTGGATGGCGATCTCGACCGGATTCATGGCGTTTTAATCCGGGCTATTTATAGCACAAATCGAAATTCTTGAAAACGCGGGGCGATTATTCGATAATGAGTCGGTTTGATACGTTCGCGGCGCCTGACCCCGATTTTCGAATCGGGGTTATAAGCGCCGCTCAGTATTAACCCTTTAAATACACCGGGCTTAAGCCCGGCGTATCGAGCGGGTTTATTTCCGACATGAGGAACCGCGTCTTGTTCGAGGATCTGTAGGGGGGGGGTCCCCTGCTAGGAAGGACGGCCGTTGAGCGAACACCTTGAGTTCCGGGGCGTGTCCAAGCGCTTCGGCGCCATTCAGGCCGTCGACGACGTTTCCCTCGAGATCCACAAGGGCGAGTTCTTCTCCCTGCTCGGCCCCAGCGGCTGCGGCAAGACGACCATGCTGCGGATCGCAGCCGGGTTCGAACAGCCCGACCAAGGCCGGGTCTTCCTGGACGGCCAGGACATCACCGATCTCCCCCCCAACCGGCGCCGGGTCAACACCATCTTCCAAAGCTACGCCCTTTTCCCGCACCTGACCGTCCGCGACAACATCGCCTTCGGGCTGACCATCGCCAAGCGGCCGGCGGCCGAGATCGGGCGCGAAGTCGCGGCCATGCTCAAGCTGATCCAGATGGAGGACCAGGCGGGGAAAAAGCCGGACCAGCTCTCCGGCGGCCAGAAACAGCGGGTGGCCGTGGCCCGGGCCCTGATCAACAAGCCGGCCGTCCTCCTGCTCGACGAGCCGCTGGCCGCCCTCGACCTCAAGCTTCGGCAGCGGATGCTGATCGAGCTGGACATGATCCACGACGAGGTCGGGATCACCTTCCTCTATGTCACCCACGACCAGGGCGAGGCCATGAGCCTGAGCGACCGCATCGCGGTCATGGACCAGGGCCGGATCGAACAGATCGGCACCCCGGCCGAGATCTATGAATCCCCCCGGACGAGCTTCGTGGCCGCCTTCATCGGCGACACGAACTTTCTGGAGGGCGAGGTGACGGGCGTCGAGGGCGATTACTGCACCGTCCGGGTGGTCGGCTTTCCCGAAGTGTCCTGTTTCAACGACAAGGGCCTGCGCCCGGGCAATCTCGTCTATCTCAGCATTCGGCCCGAGAAGATCCAGATCTCGCGCGACAAGCCTCTCCTGGACGGGCGGCAATACAACATCCTCCCGGCCCGGGTCGAGGACGTCATCTACCTCGGATCGACGACCAAGTACGGCGTCCGGGCCGAGGGCCATCGCGTCCAGGTCATGCGCCAGCACTTCCGGTTCTTCCTGGACGACAAACCGATCCGCTGGAAGGACGACGCCTGGATCTGGTGGCACAGCGACGACGCGTTCATGCTGGAGCGATACAGCCGGGGCGATGAGAAGATGGTCGGTCTGCCTCCCGAGAAAGTCGGCGAGACCGAGTAGGGGCCATGAAACGCAAGCTCCAGGAATCGCTCCTGACGGGGCCGTCCTTTCTCTGGCTGCTGGGCTTCTTTCTCATCCCGACCCTGCTCGTCTTCGTCCTGGCCTTCCGGCCGGCCGATCCTTACGGCGGAATCGGCCCGGGCTGGACCCTGGACACGATCAAGGCCTTGGGCCGCTCTTACTATCTGACCATCGCCCTCCGCACTCTTTGGGTCAGCTTCCTGACCACGCTTTTCTCGATTCTCCTGGCCGTGC from Candidatus Aminicenantes bacterium encodes:
- the trpS gene encoding tryptophan--tRNA ligase encodes the protein MTQSAQKTILSGMRPTGPLHLGNFVGALRNWIRLQDSYACYFCIVNWHALSSEYHDSRSIKGYEFEVAVDWLSSGLDPDRCVMFRQSEVKEHAELHLILSMITPLPWVERVPTFKEQLVQLAEKDLNTYGFLGYPVLQAADIAIYRADAVPVGEDQAAHIELTREIIRRFNRYYGDVFPVPQTLLTEVPRLAGTDGRKMSKSYGNAIYLKDTAEVIRGKILPMVTDTRRKRRSDPGEPNDCPVFTLHKAFVPKDKQEEIAVGCRTAGIGCRDCKAVLLEHLIRALEPIWEKRARFEKDPALIWDILEAGNVKARARAQETMAQIRAALGF
- a CDS encoding ABC transporter ATP-binding protein codes for the protein MSEHLEFRGVSKRFGAIQAVDDVSLEIHKGEFFSLLGPSGCGKTTMLRIAAGFEQPDQGRVFLDGQDITDLPPNRRRVNTIFQSYALFPHLTVRDNIAFGLTIAKRPAAEIGREVAAMLKLIQMEDQAGKKPDQLSGGQKQRVAVARALINKPAVLLLDEPLAALDLKLRQRMLIELDMIHDEVGITFLYVTHDQGEAMSLSDRIAVMDQGRIEQIGTPAEIYESPRTSFVAAFIGDTNFLEGEVTGVEGDYCTVRVVGFPEVSCFNDKGLRPGNLVYLSIRPEKIQISRDKPLLDGRQYNILPARVEDVIYLGSTTKYGVRAEGHRVQVMRQHFRFFLDDKPIRWKDDAWIWWHSDDAFMLERYSRGDEKMVGLPPEKVGETE
- a CDS encoding site-2 protease family protein; the protein is MNPVEIAIQLFVVLFAITIHEASHGWAAKKMGDTTAYDLGRVSLNPLAHIDPVGTILLPLMLVLVGAPAFGWAKPVPVNPYRLRNPRRDNLIISAFGPLSNIIAGTIALLLLLVLKFAVPSVRLFLQSPNLARAILPKGFYPLEGLAIILFFAVFINYYFAVFNLIPIPPLDGSGIVMGLLSERGAARYERIRPYGFFILIALLYLNVLSFITLPIQILISLLLR